A region from the Lepidochelys kempii isolate rLepKem1 chromosome 16, rLepKem1.hap2, whole genome shotgun sequence genome encodes:
- the CDK9 gene encoding cyclin-dependent kinase 9 gives MAGETGSSRDLASPKAPSLGATEEPRGRGRWPFGAVGLGGPAMAKQYDTVDCPFCDEVSKYEKLAKIGQGTFGEVFKAKHRQTGKKVALKKVLMENEKEGFPITALREIKILQLLKHENVVNLIEICRTKASPYNRCKGSIYLVFDFCEHDLAGLLSNAHVKFTLSEIKKVMQMLLNGLYYIHRNKILHRDMKAANVLITRDGVLKLADFGLARAFSLAKNSQPNRYTNRVVTLWYRPPELLLGERDYGPPIDLWGAGCIMAEMWTRSPIMQGNTEQHQLTLISQLCGSITPEVWPNVDKYELYQKLDLPKGQKRKVKDRLKAYVKDPYALDLIDKLLVLDPAQRIDSDDALNHDFFWSDPMPSDLKNMLSTHNQSMFEYLAPPRRRGGHMPQQPANQGRNPAATNQTEFDRVF, from the exons atggCTGGCGAGACCGGAAGCTCCCGGGATCTCGCGTCACCAAAGGCGCCGTCGCTGGGGGCGACAGAGGAGCCGCGAGGGCGGGGACGGTGGCCGTTTGGCGCCGTTGGGCTCGGGGGCCCCGCCATGGCGAAGCAGTACGACACGGTGGACTGCCCCTTCTGCGACGAGGTGTCCAAGTACGAGAAGCTGGCGAAGATTGGGCAGGGCACGTTCGG GGAAGTGTTCAAAGCAAAACATCGACAGACTGGCAAGAAGGTGGCTCTGAAGAAAGTGTTGATGGAAAATGAGAAGGAGGGG TTCCCCATCACAGCCCTACGTGAGATCAAAATCCTTCAGCTGCTCAAGCATGAGAATGTGGTGAACCTCATAGAAATCTGCAGGACCAAAG CCTCCCCATACAATCGCTGCAAGGGCAGCATCTATCTGGTGTTCGATTTCTGTGAGCACGATCTCGCAGGCCTCCTCAGCAATGCCCATGTGAAGTTCACGCTGTCTGAGATCAAGAAAGTGATGCAGATGTTGCTGAATGGACTTTACTACATCCACAGGAATAAG ATCTTGCACCGGGATATGAAAGCTGCAAATGTACTGATCACCCGAGATGGGGTCCTGAAACTGGCAGACTTTGGTTTGGCTCGAGCCTTCAGCCTGGCAAAAAACAGTCAGCCCAACCGCTACACCAACCGGGTGGTGACTCTGTGGTATCGGCCTCCGGAGCTTCTCTTAG GGGAACGGGACTATGGCCCCCCCATTGAtctctggggtgcaggctgcatCATGGCAGAGATGTGGACTCGCAGCCCCATCATGCAGGGGAACACGGAACAACACCAGCTCACTCTCATCAGCCAGCTCTGTGGATCCATCACTCCAGAG GTTTGGCCAAATGTGGATAAGTATGAGCTGTACCAGAAACTGGACCTGCCCAAGGGCCAAAAGCGCAAGGTTAAAGATCGCCTGAAAGCCTATGTCAAAGACCCATACGCTCTGGATCTTATAGACAAACTGCTCGTTCTGGATCCTGCCCAAAGAATAGACAGTGACGATGCATTGAATCATGACTTCTTCTGGTCAGACCCGATGCCCTCTGATCTCAAGAACATGCTCTCCACCCACAATCAATCAATGTTTGAGTACCTGGCTCCACCCAGGAGAAGAGGTGGACACATGCCGCAGCAGCCAGCTAATCAGGGCAGGAATCCAGCTGCAACCAATCAGACAGAGTTTGACAGAGTGTTTTGA